The genomic window TTATATATCACATgcttataatgttatttttaacgAACTAATGACAACCTTCAAGACTTTTCATtgacaaaattacaaaaaccatcacaaaacaattagtttatttttcGACAATTGCCTCGGACTTCCCCATTGTAACCTTGTTTAATATCAAGCAAACCCATTTTCACCATTGCTTGTTGAAAATCAAGGAAGAACATAGCTTGGTTCATTGCATAAGcattcacaatgtttcttgttCTTGGACTAGTGTAGAGTGTTTGGTCTGAAAACAGAACACCATTTTTCCTCAACAAAGCATTGAAGTAAACATTGTCAAAATCATTCCTAGTTGCATCGAATGGTTGTTCTGCATTGTCACCAGAAGTACATGTTTTGGATAATGTCTTAGCAAATTCAGAATCCAAAGCTGGATCCACTTGGCTCAATCTGGTTTTGAAAGATGAACATCTTGCCACTCCTAATGTATGAGCCcctgcatatatcatacatgtCCTCaatattatattcttttgatttgtttgtttttcagtCTTAAAAAAGAAGTTGTAGATTTTTTCAGAGGttgaaaaaaagaagttataaATGAGTAAATATGCATTATgatatatttaaatatgtttttagtccctgaaattATAACGTAGTTTAGTTTTAGTCCTTATCGTTTTTTATTCGAATTTAGTCTTACAAGTGAcctgtctcttataaaaaagaacGAAGGTAGTAGTAGAATAGTGGCAATCCTTATAAAAAAGAACGAAGGTAGTAAGGTAGTAGTAGAATAGTGGATTACCAGAGAGAGCCACCATCTCTTGTGCAGAAAAACCATGTTGACCAAACTGCCTAATGAGCTCAGAGGCATTGAAGGCAGGGGATGGCAAATTTCTAGTATCTTCTATTTTTGACCTCCTTCCGTCCTTTCTACCTTTAGGTATGTTATAAACTGGACCTCCAGCCTGtaaataattcaatattttctgttaaaaaaaaataaaaataaaataaaataattcaatatttcatttcatcatAAAAATCAAGTTCAAGCCACTTTTACATCAAACATTAACCGaaaatcaataacataaaaaaaagtcatgtaTCAGTTACTACGGCTACACCATTAGTATAAGCATAGAAATAGCTATCTTACATAGAAAACAGCTTCTGTAGCAGCCATAGCAAGAATATCAGCACATGAAACCACTCCAGGGCATTGTCTTTCAAGCTCATCTTTGATATCATCTATGATTTCATATCCTCTTAAGCTCAAATTTGCTGGTGAATCCTTCTCTGCTGTATTATCCTTAGTAGAGTCAATTAGAATTGACCCATCACATCCCTAATGAacaaaaaatacacaatttAATTTGATGTCACATATACTAACATGATAAATTACTATATAATGTATAAAATGTAAGCAATAAATTGATAAAGTGTGTTTGTCCTATAATTGTAGGTTGATTGATGACATACTATTGCACTTTATGGCGTTATGCATGGCATGGCAACCCACTTCTAAGAAATTATGACTAACACAATATGTGAAAGAATGATGCATGAAACCCACTTTATCTTCAAAATTTGTGTCATTCCTTCTATATGTAGCatcttatttgaaaaataaCGTATTCATGAGAAAAATATGTTATGTGTGCAACATTTTGGTTTGTccaacatctttttttttttttttttgtttgcttatggagttgtttttttattattccaTATGGTATTTTTATAAGAGATAACGGGGTCAACAAAAAGGATTggagggtttagggtttaggattaattaatactactaaatatttttttttggtattaaccctctgaTTCTTAGGGGAAGGGACTCcagtaattcagagttcggctCTGAGGTCAGgaaaatctggaaaaaaaatattcccaCCAGAAattgaactcgggttctcccgaacgatcCGTCATAAGGAGAACTCATTACTTGAGTGCAATGTCTTGGTTAATACTACTAAATATTTTAAGATATGAGAAATTAGAGTTATAGACACATTAAGTGAGATTATTATAAAGGATAGCAAGATATATTGCAAGGacaaatgaaggaaaaaaaaaactacattccCTTCATAATCACCTGTATGAAGCAGTCGTGGAAGTGCATTCTAACAAGACCAGCTGCAAGGGTGGGATCATTGTCCAAAGCTCTATTGACTACATTCTTAACAACAGGTTCAACAAAAGGGCAACTCATCAAATAGTAGTTCATGTTCAAACCACCATCTGCCCCGAAACCGAACCCGAACCCGCATGTAATCACCTCTATTAGCATAAACATTGTCATCAAATTAGCCATTGCCATTTTAAATGACTTCATAGATGATTTATACATCATCTTCAAGAAGCAATGAAGGGTAATTATGAAGGAATGTGAAGTTTGGTTTATGAGAACTAAAAACTAAgaacttattatatatatagtggGGAATAGTTGGCAAAATGCAACAAAGTGGTGAGATGGTACTATATATTATGATTAAAAATGTAAATGATTAATTGTAAAAGGagctaaccaaaaaaaaaaatttgaaaaaaaagaaagaaagtttgaGTTAGTGGTCTATACTTTATCTTATGGCCATGCACTATAAATATGATTTCTTCTCGAGTCCTACCTAATCACACTAGTTATAGTCAATAATCAATATGTGTtttgaattaattataataaaacttattaaattatCGTTTGATTGCATGAAAGTTGACACATAAGGAATTTCACCTTCGATGATTGTCGAATGTGGGAATGAATTCtttcaagtgtgatttacacttgagagaagaAAGTGTAATATAATATcatctaaatttattttctctaaatttttatatgtttctctctcttgatcaatgataacaaaccacactttattctctcaagtgtaaattataCTTGAGAAAATCCATTCCCGTCGAATGTGTATTTGCCAGATTAATAATCCATACCATAGTTTTAAATTGCGAGATTGCAGTCACAGATGATGCAGTAATATAGTTGCGGTTGCTGTGATTGCGGTCATTGCAACTGCTGCAAGGTGTAATGCGGTTATTGCGGCGTTAACttcttttgaaatttcacaaactATATTATATAGAATGACACCAACACTATGCCACTACACTATTCTATTTACCCACAAATACCGATTCGAAGGTGCTTAAAATACGCGATTGAGAGAttgtttgttgggtttttgtatgttggctacattttgcaaaaacatcttttagccaagtgttgagacatatgtgcgtacaccaagtgttgagacaaatgtaacaacacttgtatgtctgattgttcgcgccagctagcgtttttattttctattcaatctttcgaagatttgattgaagaattatttcgtggtttcttacacAACAAGGCGCACATGGTCTATTGTTTCTGAAGGCAAcagaaccctagttctattttctaaaggaataaaataacttttagaaaatataatatttgtttcaaaaatatatcttgtgaagattgctgcagaaaatataaaagatttatttcaaataaatctttgtgcttcaagaagattagaagatttaattttaaaatatatttacaacaaatatatttatgggaggaatatttgatgcaaagaaagatttggtaaaaatatatatattttgcatctagaagatttattggagctgaagcattatgaaaagcccacgaggctctgctatttaaagggtgctgctaaccctgttttattcaccgaaacttgaagctaaaatagaatatcaaagatgtagtcttttaagggtttcgtgtctttaagccactctctaggagagttggtgtaaagtgaaccactcgggttgtgagatggtcactatgtcctcactcagaaacctgtaggtaatgagttgagtattgtacttggagaaagcttttaagcaactccaaattgtgaacttagtcgttggctaggtgttaatgtcattgaagtgtgtcttcatctttgtcaaggagagtgtctccattctgttattattgaaatccttactggttgtaaggttgaggggagtgagacggggtctcatatctagtagttcctaggtagaagtgtcattgggtagggattaagtgaggagttgtaaacgggagagtttagctctgaattaatactgctgatagtgaatttcctcctggattggtatcccccagattaggctgttaggctgaactgggttaacaattatgtgtgttatTTAGGCTTTTCagtatctgtttttaatgctctgctttattgttctctctgttaagacaagtgttacgacaagtgtctgaacatcgtggacaacacttgtctactgtgtaccagaatttcattgttaaaagtaagatttttcattagatttgacaTGAATAAGAATTGGagtttcataaaaacaaaattggtGAAAAAACTTGAATGACATGACCAAAATCGTCTAATGCGGCTTCTAATGCAGCCGTACACTTGAATTAAAATCACAttgcaattgcggtgtgatgcGGTTGCAGAGCTTACCGCATCAACAATAATGCGGCCACAACGGATGCGGACCTACTAAATTTGCGgtatataataataaacaaaaactaaatattattaATCAAGAAATTAAGTTCAAGTTATTAATGAGCTCTCCATAATACGAATGGTTCGGGAGAAATCGAGTTTGATTCCTAAAAAAGAACAATATAGAGTTTATTTATCTCGCAGTCGAACGTCAGattatcaaaatccattttctTTGTTACCATAGAGTTAACAccgaaaagaaagaaaaaaaacgtaAATACtactaaatttaaaaattcaaatagatTATGTTTCGACATGGTATACACTAACTACTAACTAGACTAATTAATAACCAATTAAACATGTTTCTCAAATTTCTAAATATACTGTTATCAATGGAATCAAAGCACCAAAGCCTAATcatattaagtttttaattATATCAGTGCATATTTCTTTAATCAAATTACTACAAATTTAGGTGTCATTTATAGTGGACCACTTTTAATGTGATATATGAAATATTAGTctttttaaaattgaagttgGCGTGCTAGTCTCAACTCAAGATGAGCCCATGAATGTAGTGTTCTCCAAATGGATTCCTCTCAAGTTGACTACTAGGAAAGTGTTCTGACATTAAATTACATTACATGTTCTACAAATCATTAGCTTATATATACATTGAACTTTCAGAGcataattctaaaattttatgtttaatttaggTTCAACTGAGATGCAATAGGTTGAAATGTGAATTTGGGTCTAATTGAAGTCAAAAATTGAGTAAGATGAGTTCTTAGGGAAGTAAAGTGCATGAGCTAGCTGGTTGGCACTTAGACTTTTAAGAGACAAATCAGAAATTAAAGTATAAAGTAGTGCAACAACGTTATTTTGTTTGAGTGCCGTCCCatatatcattattattattatgtcaAAGTGGGACAAAACTGTTGCTTGAtgaaaaagatatataacatgAACCATGAATTTTCTACAACCTTGATTTTGCAAGTGCTGTAGACACGTTTACATGTACTGTAGTATGTAGGTAATTGTCTCACACTCCACTTCTAACTTGCTTACATACAAACAACAAGAGTGCTGGGCGGCAGCAATATACTGTATTTATTTGTGGATAATTATTGAAGAGTATTATTATTTCATATTACATCATGCATGTGCAAACTATATTTTATACAAAtgttgtatataaattaaaccaTTTGCactttgaccaaaaaaaatattaaatcattTGCAATGTCTGTTAATTGAATGTAAATTAGAATGTGTGTTAAATTGTTAATTGTATTTACTTGGGTACCCTAAAGAAAAAGAATCCTGGATGGTCGTCCTCCTTGCCCACTGTCAGACATATATATTGTTCTCTTAAAAGGTACACATCTGATGTCACAAAGTCCCTAGGTCTAGGTATGTATATTGACACAAGGTTAGAATTCTAGCTCTTCCAGAGTGGTATTTCACTGGAGGCTCGAGTCCCCCCAGAAGGAGGCCTTCTTTGCCTTCCACCTAAACGGGTAATCCACCAAATTGATACATGTCTCCGTAACTCAATTTCAAATAAGTTGATgactttttaatatttcaaattagtTCTTGTCTctactaaatattttttaatttgatccCTTTGTTGACATCCGTTTTCTAACACCATCAAATACGTTGATGTAGAGTGTTAAGTGTCACATGGACAATAACATCACACAATATAAGTGACATGTAAACAATggtcaatttaaaacaataactattcgataattttttttttgataaaaacatGGACTAATTTGACAATATGTTAAAAATATCAGGTATTAGTTTAAAAGTGGATGAATACAAGAAGTTATTTGACAATAACAAACAAATGTTCACggagagaccaaattaaaaaaacatttgatagatactaatttgaaatattaaaaaaagttggtCATTTACTCCACAAAGATTATATATATCATAGTCACAAACATGTTGAGGTTTGGTTATTAGTTATTACACAATTATTTTAAATACAGTACCAGAGAGTTACTATTTGAGCCAATTTAAGttagatttttttcttttcatcctAACATCTGTTATATACagaataaataaacaaacaaacaaaagaaagtaGAACCTGAAATATGAACAAGACATGCCCTGTCCCACCAAGGCCTATCTGTTATCTACATGTTCTTTCAGGCCAATGCAAAATTAAATAAACCTTAAATAAAGCTTTATATACACAATCTAATCAATGCCTGAACGAAACATCAGAAGGCACTGGCAAGCCATTTCCAAAGAAACTACTACTAGTATTACTAACACTAGTCCCAGTCTCCTCATCTTTACAGTGCCCACCAGATTTAGGCTTTGAGTCACAACTTTGGCATTTCTGGCAAACAAAACGAGCTGGAACAGGAGCAGTATCAGGAATGCCAGAACATCGAGTGTGCCGCCACACCCCACATATATCACAAGCCATCATTCTCTCTCCATCGTCGTCTTTAGCCCCACAGTTGCACTCCACAGTCCACCTCTCAAGTCCCCGTTCCATTCGAAACTTGCTCAACCCAGTCTTTCCGGAGCATTTTCCTCGGACACAAACCACTTCATTTGATCCTAACAAGACCTTGACCTGGGTGGAATCGTCTACACCACTGTAGCCAAGTAGTTCGTCAACTTGAAATCTTCTAAACATTAGATATACGTCTTGAAAAGCATTTGCTGCTTCAATCTTAAGATCAGATACCGTGGCATTTGTGGGCAGCACAATTATTTCTGGGGGAGTTCTAGCTGCAGAATCTTCAGATTGGTCAGCTAGTTCAACCTGACATGAGATGCGCATTTTATACAAATCTGACACTGGCAAAATCTCAGAACAATAATCTTTTACTAATTGCTTGCAGTCAAGAAGCCTCTGAGCCGAGCTCATTGCAAGAGTTCTTGTCTCTTCATCAACATAGTTTAGCATCATCCGAGGATGAAGTAAAGACTCGTATAAATATCTCAAGCATTGCATGAGATGCTCTTCAGATGGGCACTTTAGGCCTGAAGAATTGTTGTTGGCCATAAATCCATCGAAGCAAGAATCACTTGTAGCATCAATTCTGAACCAAATAGGACACAATAATATCAGAACTGATTTAGATCACATAAGGATCTCGACATTCCaaagaattaaaagcataaaaaagaGAATCTTCTAAATAACAATGCCTTGAGAAGAATATCCACTAACTATTTCAGGGCTCAACCTCAGTATTGGTAATAATATCAAGAATGTCACGTTAAACTGAAAGGACAGAAGAGAAAACACAATATACAAATCACGAATTCTAACCTGAATTCGTAAACTCCGGTTTGAGGGTTGCATCTGCTATTAACAACCCCACCATAGACCACTTTTCCTCCCAGTTCAGCAAGGCAATAATCAAGAAGCTCTGGAGATGCCACCTTGCAAACAGCACCCCTAAGAGCACGACGGCTCACCCAATTAGACCCAGACACTGCACGCAGCACTCTGAGCATGGCTTCCTCCACGCGTTCAATGTCACTCTTCTCCCAAGAACTTGATAATCCAGAAGCATCAAACCGACGCTTCTTGCAGGTTATGTCATCAGACTTAGAGGCATTCTTGCGAGCATCATGCATCAAACccatcaaaaaacaaaataggtcCCTCAGATTTACAAGCTCATGCTCTGACAAAGCCTGGTAATACAAGATCATATCCTGCACACGTGAGTGGGGCTTTTGTTCCTGGGAGAGGAAGACGGACAAGGGTAGATTGGATAGGCTTTCTAGAGCAGACTTATATGCTTGCTGTGTGAGACAATAGCTACCGGAGCCAAAATTATATCCCCACTCACCGTACCATGGACGTCCCTTCGTAATGGCATGGAGCAAGCGATACTCTAGCCCATATTTCTTTGAAACATCCATCACACTAACTTTTCTGCCAATGTACAAATGCAAACAAACAGAAGAGTTTAACTCAAAGCTATATATCCATATAAATACAAATAACCTAAATAATATTCTCCCGTTTCAAGAAAGTGAATGCACTTCTTCTCTTCAAGATTATCCAAATCTTAAGTGTAATGTACTGAATATAGGCATATTCTTCTGTGAAATCATGTTTAATTTTGAATGAtcattattttttaccaaatactTTTATATCAATCTTCCCTATTTCACTGCAAGTCAGTGACAGCCTATCAGATCCCATAAACGTGATAAATTTCATACTAAGAATATTAGGTCAGAAATTACTCCACTACTTAACAGAAGTATTAGGTCAGAGGAAATAGCAGTTACTGACTATGTTAAGAAAATCCTATTTTAACTCTACCAATTACtgtgattaaaaaattaaacactaccAAATACTGCCTGCAATCAAGAATCCTAACCTAACTCCAAGTGTGTTGCATAGGCGATCCCAGAAATCCATAATATGGCAACCAGAAAGAAATCTAGATCCCCCTTCTCTGCCATTAACCCGAAGAAGGTGTCCATAACCATTGGCATGGATAACACCATGTAAAAGATGACTTGTGTTCTCTAGTTGGTGGTACACCCAGTCTTCAACATCATCACTAGTTGTCACATGGTTACATGACTTACACCTGAAGATAGAACAGATCAACCAAAATGAACGATCAGGTACTACATCCAGCACAAGCTATTTCTAACAtcattttgattatgttttttttttttggtacaagctttaattatttaatataaaaagagTAAGGTAATCCGGACATgcattgagaaaaacaaaaggaaactATCCTCTCATGTAGCATGAGGAGAAACTTATACTAAAAGAACTGCTTCACTTGCAGTAAATTGAATAAACCAGGGGAGAGGGTCAAAAAGACCCACACCCCAGACTAACAAACATTCTGTTTCAGCAATCAATTAGTAAATTAGTTTTGAAAAGAGTCAGTAACTACAATGTGTTGACATAGGGAATGAGCAAATGAGGAATGGCTAATTTCAGAATTTGGTTTCCAAATTTAAATCTACACTTAAGGATACATACAGTACATGAATTAGTATAGTATAAAATACGTAAAAGTAATGCTAACAAATGCCCCAAGTCCAAAAAAGAAATGCAGTAGTCATAAGTTTTATGTAGAAGAGGTCAATTTCTAAAGTTTCAAAGTGCGGAATGCACCATTTCCAAGAAATTTTCTTTTTGGACTTCTCAGCACTTGTTAGCATTTCCCATAAAATAAATGACTTAGGTTGGGTAACAAACTCTCATGATAAGGGCATCATCAACTCTACACTTCTATTGGGGTTCTCAAGTACACAGAATTCGTTTCCGCCTTTTTGAACTTTTTTGAACTTAATCACCTCATAAGTACCACATCTCTCCAATCCACCACCTCtaaattttttaactaaataagCTCATGTAATAACTTCTGAGGCTCTCACTTAACCAAATATTATAACcattaagggcccgtttggtgcacaggataagagataggataggataactgtatcatatcctgccgcaatccagtgtttggtgatacagcaggatatgataagttaatcctgaagcttatcctatcatgtctctctagttataattcttatcctgaatttgagctgggttaccagcaggataggataagaaaaaaaaaaaattactgatttattttataaaatatattttaaaatacataaaataaaattaataaaataattaatttttaaatatatatgtgattttctcataggggtaattttgtaatttatatattctaaaaaatcaaaattttactaaaattataatattttaaagtaaaataa from Trifolium pratense cultivar HEN17-A07 linkage group LG1, ARS_RC_1.1, whole genome shotgun sequence includes these protein-coding regions:
- the LOC123908268 gene encoding peroxidase 47, which translates into the protein MMYKSSMKSFKMAMANLMTMFMLIEVITCGFGFGFGADGGLNMNYYLMSCPFVEPVVKNVVNRALDNDPTLAAGLVRMHFHDCFIQGCDGSILIDSTKDNTAEKDSPANLSLRGYEIIDDIKDELERQCPGVVSCADILAMAATEAVFYAGGPVYNIPKGRKDGRRSKIEDTRNLPSPAFNASELIRQFGQHGFSAQEMVALSGAHTLGVARCSSFKTRLSQVDPALDSEFAKTLSKTCTSGDNAEQPFDATRNDFDNVYFNALLRKNGVLFSDQTLYTSPRTRNIVNAYAMNQAMFFLDFQQAMVKMGLLDIKQGYNGEVRGNCRKIN
- the LOC123908277 gene encoding PHD finger protein At1g33420-like, with the protein product MVVSGGKSLKRMKRRVTADHHDFFSFPSQSVAVSENFSGGPFRSNIRSFLTKYALLPPPSALFPHLLTWQILFRVGEITDGSDSGPAVVCLDVVEEDVARSRSVYCDQCRVFGWSSNPVCGKRYHFIIKSDGRSIGGYNKPCMCCGDILHLSESKCKSCNHVTTSDDVEDWVYHQLENTSHLLHGVIHANGYGHLLRVNGREGGSRFLSGCHIMDFWDRLCNTLGVRKVSVMDVSKKYGLEYRLLHAITKGRPWYGEWGYNFGSGSYCLTQQAYKSALESLSNLPLSVFLSQEQKPHSRVQDMILYYQALSEHELVNLRDLFCFLMGLMHDARKNASKSDDITCKKRRFDASGLSSSWEKSDIERVEEAMLRVLRAVSGSNWVSRRALRGAVCKVASPELLDYCLAELGGKVVYGGVVNSRCNPQTGVYEFRIDATSDSCFDGFMANNNSSGLKCPSEEHLMQCLRYLYESLLHPRMMLNYVDEETRTLAMSSAQRLLDCKQLVKDYCSEILPVSDLYKMRISCQVELADQSEDSAARTPPEIIVLPTNATVSDLKIEAANAFQDVYLMFRRFQVDELLGYSGVDDSTQVKVLLGSNEVVCVRGKCSGKTGLSKFRMERGLERWTVECNCGAKDDDGERMMACDICGVWRHTRCSGIPDTAPVPARFVCQKCQSCDSKPKSGGHCKDEETGTSVSNTSSSFFGNGLPVPSDVSFRH